A window of bacterium genomic DNA:
GTCCGCCGGGACCAGATTGCTTACCCGGTTGTCCTCGATGAAGCCCCAGGCGCGGCTCCATTTCTCCTCCCGCCCGGGGTCGTACACCCCGATCGCGACGCCCTGTTGCTTGCGGATGAGAGAGAAACAGGGGATATCGGTGTAACCGTCCCCCACGTAGATCATCTGGCTCATCGGGATATGCATCTGTTCGCGGCTGAACCGACGGTTGACCGCAAAGGGCTGGCTGTCGTACTCCGGGCCGACCAGGCCCTTCGATATCTGGAACAGATAGCGGGTCTTGTCGGTGAAGCTGATTATGTTCTTGGGGAAAATGATCTCGCCGCTTTCCGGGTGGCAGTGGAAATCGCAGGCCCAGATACGGGTGAAATGGCGGCTGATCCGGGTGTTGATCAGAATCTCGCGGATGCCGCTCGAGATGAGGTAGAACTCCAGACGTATGTCGGGGTTCTCGGACCGGGCGTAGGCGGCGAGCTTGTCGAAGATGCGGGTGGCGCCCTCGTACATCCGCACGCTCCGTCCGTAGGCGGCCAGGCGGTCGCGGGTGATCCGCCCGAAATCGGGACGTTCCCTGGAGGCCTCGAGCATGGCGTAGAGGTAGGCCGGGATCGGGTCCCAGCCTTTTTCCACCAGCGGGTCGACCCGGGAGTGCCAGAAAGAGGGCGGGTCCTCGCCCCAGGCTTCCAGAAAGCCCCAGGTGCTGTCCGGGGCCAGGGTGTCGTCGAAATCGAACACCACGCCGATCAGGTCCTGCATCCGTGCCACTCCCCTCTCAGACGAATTTTATATAATACCTTGATTTCCCGTATCCGGAATAGGAGTCAGCTTCCGGGCGTCGATCCTGGCAACAGCCCTCACCGCAATCCGAAAGATCAGATGAAGGGGACGGCACGCCATGCCCGGTTACTGGATTAAATCCCCCTCGGCCAAAGCAGCAAAGCCAGCGGGGGCCGCAAACTCGTCCAAACCACAACTCATTTTCTGATTGTGGTGTGCCCGAGGATTTACTTCGCTGCCGCGTTGCAGCGGCGGCGCTGCCGTGAATCGCCGCCGGAGAGTGCGGCAATTCCAACCCTTACCGTTTCACTCTCGATTACACGCTGCCATGGTAGGAGGCTCAGACAGGTGCGGCCCCCAAAGGCTTAAACTGCGGCGGCTTGATAGCCGCAAACGGGTTTACCCTTCCGGAATGCCGGGTGTTGTCGTAGGGGCGAACCTTGTGTTCGCCCGTAAAGCTGCCAAGTGGCTCGCCGCTTCTTATCAGCCCTGTTCCAGCAGGCGGATGAACTGGCCCTCGTCCAGCACCTCCACGTTCAGCTTGCGCGCTTTTTCGAGCTTGGAGCCGGGCTCGGCCCCCAGCACCAGGTAATCCGTTTTGGCGCTGACCGAGCCGCTCACCGCACCGCCCAGGGCCTTGATCCGCGCCTCCGCCTCGCTGCGCGACAGCGAGCCGAGGGTGCCGGTGATGACGAATTTTTTCCCAACCAGGCGCCCGGCGGCCGGGGCTTTCTCGGCCTCGGCCAGGGCGGTGCGGCAGCCGGCCTCGCGCAGACGCTTAAGCTGTCCGCGGTTTTTCTCCTCGGCGAAGAAGGCGCTCAGCGACTCGGCTATCACCGGGCCGATCCCCTCCACCGCGGCCAGCTCCTCGGCCGGGCGGCCCTCCAGCGCCTCCAGCGAACCGAAATGACGGACCAGCAGCTCGGCCACGGTGGCGCCCACGTGACGGATGCCCAGGGCGAAAAGAAGACGCGCCGGGTGACGGTCCTTCGAGGCCTCGATCTCGCGGACCACGTTGGCCGCGCTTTTTTCTCCCATGCGCTCCAGGGCCGCCAGGTTCTCGGGCTTGAGGCTGTAGAGGTCGGCCACCTCGCGCACAAGGCCATTCCCGGTCAGCTGCTCCACCAGGGCCGGCCCCAGGCCCTGGATGTCCAGTGCCTCGCGGCTGCAGAAATGCTCGATCCGCTGGCGAAGCTGGGCCGGGCAGGACAGGTTGGTGCAGCGCCGTACGACCTCGCCCTCGGGCCGCGCAGCCGCCGCGCCGCAGACCGGGCAATGCTCCGGCGCCTGCCAGGGCGCGCTCCCCTCCGGACGGGCCTTGAGGTCCACCGCCACCACCTGGGGAATTATCTCGCCGGCTTTCTCGATCCAGACCCAGTCGCCCACCCGGATGTCCTTGCGCGCCACCTCCTCCTCGTTGTGCAGGCTGGCGTTGGAGACCGTGGTCCCGGCCAGGAACACCGGCTCCAGGCGCGCGGTGGGGGTGAGCGCTCCGGTCCGCCCCACCTGCACGTCGATGGCGACGAGCCGGGTGCGGGCCTGCTCCGGGGCGAACTTGTAGGCCATGGCCCAGCGCGGGTGCTTGGCAGTGAACCCCAGGCCCTCGCGGGCGGCCAGGTCATCCAGCTTGAGCACCACCCCGTCGATGTTGTACTGCAACTCATCCCTGCGTTTGTCCCACTCGCGGCAGTAGTCCAGCACCGCCTCGATCCCCTCGCAGCGACGCCAGTGCGGGTCCACCGGCAGGCCCAGGCTTTTAAGATACTCCAGCACCTGGCTGTGGCGCTCGAAAGGCGGCAGGCCGGGCGTACTTTCGTTTCGCACGAGCTGGTAGAGGAAAACCTTGAGCGGGCGCGCGGCGGTGAGGGCCGGGTCCAGAAGGCGCAGGCTGCCCGCGGCGGCGTTGCGCGGGTTGGCGAACGGCGGCTCGCCGTCCTCCTGGCGCTGGGAGTTGGCCGCCTCCAGGCCAGCGCGGGTCATGTAGACCTCGCCGCGCACCTCGACCAGCTCCGGGACAGAGCCGCCCGCTGGAGCGCGCAGGCTCAGGGGCAGGCTTTTCACCGTGCGCAGGTTGAGTGTCACGTCCTCCCCCACTCGGCCATCCCCGCGCGTGGCACCCTGCACGAAGCGGCCCTTCTCGTAGCGCAGGCTCACCCCCAGGCCGTCCAGCTTCAGCTCGGCCACGTAGACCCGGGGCGTGTCCTCGCCCAGGCCGCGGGCCACCCGCAGGTCGAACTCGCGCAGGTCCTCCTCGCTGTAGGAGTTGTCCAGGCTGAGCATCGGGACGCTGTGGGACACCTGGCTGAATCCCTCGCGCGCCTGGCCGCCCACGCGCCGGGTGGGGCTTTCGGGCACGGCCAGCTCGGGGTGTGCCTCTTCCAGGCGCTCCAGCTCGTGGTAGAGCTGGTCGTATTCGAAATCCGCCACCAGCGGATCATCCAGCACGTAGTAATGGTAGTCGTACAGGCTGAGCTGATGGCGCAGCCAGGCCGCCCGGGACTCGGGGCCGGTGTCATTCATCCTGACCTCCGCTTCTGACAAGCACGCTGGCCGGAAGCCGTTTACTGAGACAGGTCTGCGCGGGCTTCGGGCCGATTTATCTAAGTGAAAGTTGTTCTCAGCCGCGGCGCTTGTCAACAGCACTGTCTGTGGGGAGCGCTCACCAGAGACTGTAGCTGAACGCGGTGTAGAGCATCCAGTCCTGGCGCCTGTAGGCCGGCACATGAACGGGGGGGCGGCTGTTGTACTTGCCCTCCAGGTTCACCTTGAGGCTGAACGCATGGGTCAGCTCATTGCTGAGCGAGAGGTTGAAATTGAGCAGGTAGGATTCGATCTTGTCCACCCGTGGCTGGAAAGTGAGGCTCTGTTCCAGGCGCGAGCGCGAGTTGAACCGCAGCTTGAGTTCCTGGATGGCCAGGTAGTGGCCGCGCGTGGTGCTGGTCCGGCCGCGGAAATATTCGGTGATCGGGTTGGCGCCCAGGTTGAGGTTGAGCTTGACTTTCCTGGCCGTGAGCACCGCGATGCCGGCGCCCAGGCCGGGGGCCACGCGCAGGTCCAGGCCGGCCTCGCGGTTGTGGTCCAGGTCCAGGGTGGAGAAATAGAAAAAGCGCTCGCTGTGCTTGAGTTCGAGTTTCGAACGCAGGGCGGCTTTCTGCGTTTTCTTGCCGCCCTCGCTCGAGGCGTTGGTCGAGGTGGCCTCGGTGTTGAAATGGGTGCGCTCGCCCGCGCGCGCCAGGTTGAGGCTGGTGACCAACGAAGTCTGGCGGCTGTTGCCGCGGTTCAGGGTGTAGCCCAGGCCGAGACCCATCTCCCAGGGTTTTTTCTTGGTTGCGGGGGTGGGCGCAGCCGCAGGTTTGGGCGGGGCCGGGGCCGGCTTGACGGCCAGGGAGTCCAGGGCGCGGGCCAGGGAGTCCGCGGCATGGGAAAGTGAATCGGCGGCGCTGCGCAGGCTGTCCAGGGCGGTGGTTGAGGAGACCTCCTCCACACTGGCCGTGAGCGGGCTTGCCAGGCTCAGACAAAGTGACAGGAGCAGGAATACGGCAGAGTAAAGGACTCGGAACATGGCGCTCTCTCTGGGACGGCCGGCTGGGTGAGGACAGCCGCGGATGGACGATTTACCTGCCCCGGACGGCCGGAAATCCTTATATTGCACGGTCCGGCACGACCGGAAGTCACTCGGCAGCGGGGGGCGGCCTCGGCAAGGAACTCTCTCCACGCGGGAGACAAACTATTTTACGCCCGGGCCGCTGCCGGGTCAACCCTGATTGGAGGTTGATCGATTAACCTCAAATGAGGTATACTTAGGTGCCTTTCCAGCTATCCTGACTCACCTGTGGCCGGACCTGCATGCGTTCATTCGGCGCAGATCACAGCGGGCTGGCTTTTGGCCGTCCGCGAGGGCACAGGTACGGGAATTGCTTTTCAACTGACAACGGTTTCGAATTGAGGCGCGCATGGCGATTCGACGGTTTCCAGGCATCAAACGCTCCGCCGGGGCGCTGTTTCTGTCTGTCGGGCTGGTCCTTTGCCTTCTGTCGGCAAAGGCCGGGGCGGCCGCGGTGGCAGCGGGCCGCCAGAGCGAGACGGAGCAGACCGCCGACCGTCTTAACCGCACTTTCATGCAGGTGGGCGAGTCGGTGACCCCGACCGTGGTTAGCATCATTTCGAGCCACCACACCGAGGCCCGCGCAAGCACCCGCCGCGGCGAGGCCGAAAGCCTGGGCAGCGGAGTGATAGTCTCGGCCGCGGGCTACGTGCTGACTAACAACCACGTGATCGAGGGGGCCGAGAAAATCCGGGTGCTGGTCTCCAGCGGACGCACCTACGAGGCCGAGGTGGTGGGCGCCGACTACACCACCGACCTGGCGGTGCTGAGGCTGCTTAAGCTGGAGCCCGGCGCGCACCTGCCGGTGATCCGTTTCGGCGACAGCGATTCGTGCAAGATCGGGGCCTGGGTCCTGGCGATCGGCAACCCGATGGAGCTGGGCATCTCGGTGACCGCTGGGATCGTGAGCGCCAAAAGCCGCCGGATCGATATCCTGAGCGACAACCCGCAGAACGTGCAGGGCAACGTGGACCAGTCGATAGAAAGTTTCATCCAGACCGACGCCGTGATAAACCCGGGCAACTCGGGCGGCGCGCTGGTCAACCTCAAGGGCGAGCTGGTCGGGATCAACACCGCTATAGCCAGCAGCACGGGCGTTTATCAGGGCTACGGTTTCGCCATCCCGGTCAACCTGGCCCGGCGGGTGATGGAGGACCTGATCGCCCTGGGGCGCGTGGTGCGCCCTGTTCTGGGGGTGCTGATCCAGACCGTGAACCCGACCCAGGCGCGCGCCCTGGGTCTGCCCAGCCCGCAGGGAGTGCTGATCGAGGATTTCACGCCGCGCGCCGGTTCGCCGGCTGAGACCGCGGGCCTTCAGCGGGCGGATGTGGTGCTGGCGGTGGACGGGCGCGAGGTGGGCGCCAGCCACCAGCTCCAGGAGGCCATCGCCAAGCACCGTCCCGGCGAGACCGTGCGCGTGAAAGTGTTCCGCGAGGGACGCGAGCTGGAGTACAGTGTCAAGCTGGGCCGCAAGGAGATCGCCTCGGTCCGGACCGAGCCGGCCGATTCGATCCCCGAGCCGCCGCGCAACAGCAGTCTGGGGCTTCAGCTCCGGGGCATCACGGCGCGGGATGTTCGCGAGCTTGACCTGGAGAACCGCAGCGGGGTCCTGGTGGAGCAGGTGTCCGACGGCGGTGTGGCTTTGCGCGCCGGGCTCAACGCCGGGGACGTGATCCTGAGGATCAACCGCAAGCCGGTGAACAGCCTGTCCGAGGCCCAGGGCCTGCTGGACGGTCTGCCCTCGGGCAGCGCGGCGCTGATCATGGTGTTTCGCGGCGGGACCACGCACTTCGTGGGCCTGGAGATGCCTTAAAAGGGGAAGCAAAGAGTGAAAGTGAAATTGAGATGACCACCCGAAGCGTGAAATTCGGCGTGCGCTCGCGCCTGGTGCTTCTGATCACGGCCCTGCTGGCCGGGACCAGCGCCACCCAATTCTACCTGAACTGGCGTCAGCAGCAGGAGGTGCTGGCCCGTCTGGTGCGTCTCAACCACGAGATCAACCAGACCGTGCGCGACATCGACCGCCAGATCCAGCAGCGCGCCAGCCGTCTGTCCGCCCCCATGCGCGCCTCCGATTCACTCCCGGAGGAGGCCGCCCCCGGCTCGGTCGAGCAGGCGGCGGTCCGACGGGAACTGGAGAGCTTCATCCAGTTCGTGAACAGCAATTTCAGCCGCATGCTCAGCGGGCAGGACCTGGAGCGGGCCATGCTCGAGCATGTGGCCCGCCTGCGCCGTCTGGCCGATTCGGAACAGCCCGCCCCCGAGGGCTGGTCCTTTTTCTCGGTCACTCTCTCGGTGATGGATGAGATGAGCCGCAAAAGCCCGCGCTGGCACTACGAGATCAGCTCCAATCCGGCGGTCCAGACCCCGGACAACATCCTGCAGGTCAGCATCCCGGTGATCGAGGAGGGCCAGGTCCGGTTCGTGCACATGCAGTATGAAATCTCGGATTTCCTTGAGCAGTTCCACCACTTCCAGGTGACCAGCCTGCTGGTGACCCTCTCGGTGTTGGGCGTGGGTCTTACCATAGCCATACTGTTCGCCGGCTATTTCACCCGCCCGATCCGCCGTCTGAGCGACAGCTTCAACCGCGTGGAGCAGGGCGACCTGGACTGCCGGATCGAGGTGGGGCGGCGCGATGAGATCGGCCAACTGGTGGACGGGTTCAACCGGATGGTGGAGCGGCTCAAGCAGAACAAGGACCTTGAAAAAACCGTTTTCCGCCAGGAGCGCCTGAGTTCCCTGGGTGAGCTGGCCGCAGGGATCGCCCACGAGATCAAGAACCCGCTCAACGCCATCCGCCTGACATTGCAGCACATGGGCGACAAGCTCAAGCTGGAGTCGGAGGGCGACCGCGCCCTCTGGGAGCGCTACAGCCCCAACATCCAGCGCGAGGTGACCCGTCTGACCAAGATCGTGGACACGTTCCTCAATTTCTCGCGCATGAACGAGCTGGAGCGCTCGCCGGTCGACCTCAACGCCCTGGTGGAGGAGGTGCTGACCCTGCTGGCGCGGGATGCCGCCGGCCGCGGGGTGCGCGTGGAGACCGATTATGCGGGACGCACCCTGGTCAAGAACGTGGACCCGGAAAAGATCAAGACCGTGCTGCTCAACCTGGTGATCAACGCGATCCAGGCCATGCCCTCGGGCGGGCGGCTCACGGTGCGCACCGTGGGCGGCCCCGGCGCCCCGGCGCGGATCAGCGTGGCCGACACCGGCTGCGGGATCGCCCCGGAGAACCTGGAGCGCATTTTCGACCTGTTCTACTCCTCCAAGGAGAACGGGTCGGGCCTGGGCCTGCCCATTGTCAACAACATCGTGCGCGACCATGGCGGCGAGATAAAGGTGAAGAGCAGCCTGGGCACGGGCAGCGAGTTCACGGTAACCCTACCCTGAGGTGAGCCGGAATGAATGTCAGAATCAACAAAGCCGCGGTGCGGTTGCTGATCGTAGAGGACGATTTCAGCCAGCGCGACATCCTGGCCCAGATCCTGAGCGACGAGGGCTACAGCGTGGAGCAGGCCGCCGGGGGCGAGGAGGCCGTGGGCAGGCTGGGCAAGGAGAAATTCCAGGTGGTGATAACCGACCTTAAGATGCCGGGCAAGGACGGGCTGGATGTGTTGCGCGCGGCGGTGGAGGCGGACGAGTCCACGCTTGTGGTGCTGATGACCGCCTACGGCACGGTGGAGACCGCGGTCACGGCGATGAAAGCCGGGGCCACCGACTACCTGACCAAACCGTTGAATAAAGATGAACTTTTAATCGTC
This region includes:
- a CDS encoding haloacid dehalogenase-like hydrolase; protein product: MQDLIGVVFDFDDTLAPDSTWGFLEAWGEDPPSFWHSRVDPLVEKGWDPIPAYLYAMLEASRERPDFGRITRDRLAAYGRSVRMYEGATRIFDKLAAYARSENPDIRLEFYLISSGIREILINTRISRHFTRIWACDFHCHPESGEIIFPKNIISFTDKTRYLFQISKGLVGPEYDSQPFAVNRRFSREQMHIPMSQMIYVGDGYTDIPCFSLIRKQQGVAIGVYDPGREEKWSRAWGFIEDNRVSNLVPADYSKNSALEISLRMAIRSMASDIALRRRTHRD
- the ligA gene encoding NAD-dependent DNA ligase LigA → MNDTGPESRAAWLRHQLSLYDYHYYVLDDPLVADFEYDQLYHELERLEEAHPELAVPESPTRRVGGQAREGFSQVSHSVPMLSLDNSYSEEDLREFDLRVARGLGEDTPRVYVAELKLDGLGVSLRYEKGRFVQGATRGDGRVGEDVTLNLRTVKSLPLSLRAPAGGSVPELVEVRGEVYMTRAGLEAANSQRQEDGEPPFANPRNAAAGSLRLLDPALTAARPLKVFLYQLVRNESTPGLPPFERHSQVLEYLKSLGLPVDPHWRRCEGIEAVLDYCREWDKRRDELQYNIDGVVLKLDDLAAREGLGFTAKHPRWAMAYKFAPEQARTRLVAIDVQVGRTGALTPTARLEPVFLAGTTVSNASLHNEEEVARKDIRVGDWVWIEKAGEIIPQVVAVDLKARPEGSAPWQAPEHCPVCGAAAARPEGEVVRRCTNLSCPAQLRQRIEHFCSREALDIQGLGPALVEQLTGNGLVREVADLYSLKPENLAALERMGEKSAANVVREIEASKDRHPARLLFALGIRHVGATVAELLVRHFGSLEALEGRPAEELAAVEGIGPVIAESLSAFFAEEKNRGQLKRLREAGCRTALAEAEKAPAAGRLVGKKFVITGTLGSLSRSEAEARIKALGGAVSGSVSAKTDYLVLGAEPGSKLEKARKLNVEVLDEGQFIRLLEQG
- a CDS encoding DUF481 domain-containing protein, with product MFRVLYSAVFLLLSLCLSLASPLTASVEEVSSTTALDSLRSAADSLSHAADSLARALDSLAVKPAPAPPKPAAAPTPATKKKPWEMGLGLGYTLNRGNSRQTSLVTSLNLARAGERTHFNTEATSTNASSEGGKKTQKAALRSKLELKHSERFFYFSTLDLDHNREAGLDLRVAPGLGAGIAVLTARKVKLNLNLGANPITEYFRGRTSTTRGHYLAIQELKLRFNSRSRLEQSLTFQPRVDKIESYLLNFNLSLSNELTHAFSLKVNLEGKYNSRPPVHVPAYRRQDWMLYTAFSYSLW
- a CDS encoding trypsin-like peptidase domain-containing protein, producing the protein MAIRRFPGIKRSAGALFLSVGLVLCLLSAKAGAAAVAAGRQSETEQTADRLNRTFMQVGESVTPTVVSIISSHHTEARASTRRGEAESLGSGVIVSAAGYVLTNNHVIEGAEKIRVLVSSGRTYEAEVVGADYTTDLAVLRLLKLEPGAHLPVIRFGDSDSCKIGAWVLAIGNPMELGISVTAGIVSAKSRRIDILSDNPQNVQGNVDQSIESFIQTDAVINPGNSGGALVNLKGELVGINTAIASSTGVYQGYGFAIPVNLARRVMEDLIALGRVVRPVLGVLIQTVNPTQARALGLPSPQGVLIEDFTPRAGSPAETAGLQRADVVLAVDGREVGASHQLQEAIAKHRPGETVRVKVFREGRELEYSVKLGRKEIASVRTEPADSIPEPPRNSSLGLQLRGITARDVRELDLENRSGVLVEQVSDGGVALRAGLNAGDVILRINRKPVNSLSEAQGLLDGLPSGSAALIMVFRGGTTHFVGLEMP
- a CDS encoding HAMP domain-containing protein produces the protein MTTRSVKFGVRSRLVLLITALLAGTSATQFYLNWRQQQEVLARLVRLNHEINQTVRDIDRQIQQRASRLSAPMRASDSLPEEAAPGSVEQAAVRRELESFIQFVNSNFSRMLSGQDLERAMLEHVARLRRLADSEQPAPEGWSFFSVTLSVMDEMSRKSPRWHYEISSNPAVQTPDNILQVSIPVIEEGQVRFVHMQYEISDFLEQFHHFQVTSLLVTLSVLGVGLTIAILFAGYFTRPIRRLSDSFNRVEQGDLDCRIEVGRRDEIGQLVDGFNRMVERLKQNKDLEKTVFRQERLSSLGELAAGIAHEIKNPLNAIRLTLQHMGDKLKLESEGDRALWERYSPNIQREVTRLTKIVDTFLNFSRMNELERSPVDLNALVEEVLTLLARDAAGRGVRVETDYAGRTLVKNVDPEKIKTVLLNLVINAIQAMPSGGRLTVRTVGGPGAPARISVADTGCGIAPENLERIFDLFYSSKENGSGLGLPIVNNIVRDHGGEIKVKSSLGTGSEFTVTLP